CCGACTGCATGATCATTCCCGGCGTGCAGAAGCCGCACTGCAGGGCGTGGCACTCGCGGAACGCCTCCTGGACCGGGTGGAGGCTGCCGTTCGTCGCGAGTCCTTCGATCGTGGTGATCTCGGCGCCGTCGGCCTGCACCGCCAGCACGTTGCAGGACTTCACGCTGCGGCCGTTGAGGTGCACCGTGCAGGCACCGCAGTTGCTGGTGTCGCAGCCGATCACGGTGCCGGTCTTGCCGAGCCGCTCGCGCAGGTACTGCACCAGCAGCATGCGCGGTTCGACGTCGTCGGAGACGGTCGCGCCGTCAACTTTGAGGCTGATTCGAGTCATGGGGGAGCTCCATCGTCCTTCAGCCGGATGTGAGTCAGCTCACCCTAGGCAGCGCGCGGTTGGCGGAAGGTTGGACACGCGCGGCTCAGCGGCCCGCGACCGCCAGCCGGGCCTTGAGCAGCGGAATCGCCGGGTGCGGAGGGGCGATCCGCCGCAGGCAGGCCTCGACGACCTCCCGGTCGTACGGCGAGAGTTCCTCGCTGTAGCGCAGGACGGCGTCCGGCTGCGGGTCGGCGAGCAGGGCCTCGCGCAGCGCGACCGCGACGTAGTCGGCCAGCTCGCTCAACGCGGGCGAGTTCGTGCCCGGCAGCAGGTCTCCCCCGTAGGCCTCGACCGCCGCCGCGACGTGGCCGCCGCGGATCAGCGCGAGCACGTGCTGGACGTCGGTGGCGACCGGCATCAGCAGCCGGTACGGCCGGGACGACAGCTGGCCGCCGAGCGCGTGCCGCAGGTGGCTGACCTCGGCCTTGAGCGTGGAGAACGTGATCGCCTGATCGCCGTAGACCATCGCGTGCAACTGCTCGAGCGACAGGCCCTCCGGGTGCAGCGCCAGCAGCGCGAGCACCTCCGTCTGGCGCCGGTTGAGCAGCAGCCGGTACCCGTCGAGCCGGGTCTCCGCGGTGCCGAGCAACGTCATCACCAGGCCGGGGTCGGCGGTCTGGTCCGGCTGCGCGGACGGGTGCTCGGTCGAGTACGGGATCGCGGTCTCGATCAGCCGGGCCATCACCCGGGCGGTGGCCAGGCCGATCGGATGAGTGCGGTCCCAGGTGGTGGAGAGGTCGATGACGCCGAGCT
This is a stretch of genomic DNA from Cryptosporangium aurantiacum. It encodes these proteins:
- a CDS encoding (2Fe-2S)-binding protein, producing MTRISLKVDGATVSDDVEPRMLLVQYLRERLGKTGTVIGCDTSNCGACTVHLNGRSVKSCNVLAVQADGAEITTIEGLATNGSLHPVQEAFRECHALQCGFCTPGMIMQSVDLLKENPTPTEEEIRLGLEGNLCRCTGYHNIVRAVQLAAEGGQR
- a CDS encoding helix-turn-helix domain-containing protein: MRAWTLFTEHGDVAAQVRPEILNSWGRSREAHVSTEVEAAPMADESETDAVWNDTPLQAAVEAVESELRRTAEDGDLVIAVTDANTRILWTYGGRVMRNRAEQVGFLPGGRWDDESVGTNALDLANRLDTPSTVFSAEHYARIVANWVCWAAPVHDPASGRKLGVIDLSTTWDRTHPIGLATARVMARLIETAIPYSTEHPSAQPDQTADPGLVMTLLGTAETRLDGYRLLLNRRQTEVLALLALHPEGLSLEQLHAMVYGDQAITFSTLKAEVSHLRHALGGQLSSRPYRLLMPVATDVQHVLALIRGGHVAAAVEAYGGDLLPGTNSPALSELADYVAVALREALLADPQPDAVLRYSEELSPYDREVVEACLRRIAPPHPAIPLLKARLAVAGR